TCAGCCCGGAAGCAAGACGGCTCTCCACGCACGCCTGGCCGATCCTGGAGAAAGCCCGCATCGTCGATTCCATTGATGAAGCGCTTGAGGGCGTGGCCTATGCCCTGTGCACCTCGGCAAAAGTGGCTGGTCTCTATCGCGAACAGCATTATGGCCGGCCGGATGAGCTACTTCCCAAATTGGTGCAGGTTCTCCCCTCGGCCTCGACCGCCCTCGTCTTTGGACCGGAACCGCACGGCTTGTCGAATGAGGAAGTGGCCCGCTGCCATGGCGTGATTCGGATTCTCACCGAGAATCTCGAATCGGCTCTCAATCTGTCGCACGCGGTGGGAATCTGCCTTTACGAATTGCATATGTCGAAGCTGCGGCTGCAAGGAACTGCTCAAGGGTCGACGCGAAAGATCGCTACTTTCCAGGAGCAGGAGAGAATGTTCCAGCATCTCCAGGAAAGCCTGGAGGCTTTGCATTTTCTTTTTGGCCAGAGATCGGATTCGTTGATGAATGCTTTTCGGCAACTCATCATTCGCGCCCATCCGACCCACGCGGAGGTAAAGATTCTCCATGGTTTGGCCCGGCAGATTCTCTGGCAGGTTCAGCATGGCACTCCGCTCGAACAACCCATAGACCTTGATTCGCCTCCCGAGGAGAACTCCTGATGACCCGATGGCCCTCACTCCTGTGTCTATTAACTCTCTCATTCACCGGGTCGAAGGTTCGATCCGAAGAACGCATCGATTGGGACAAGAAGAAAGCGGCGGAGTATCTCGATAGCCGTGCAAAAACCTGGTTCGAGTTCGACGGCGGGTTTCGAGGGGAAGGTACAACCCGTTCCTCCTGTATCTCCTGCCATACAGGCTTGCCCTATATTCTGGCGCGAGCGGAATTACGAAAATCGAATTCGGAGGTGGAACCGACCCCATCAGAAGCGAAATTTCTCG
The genomic region above belongs to Telmatocola sphagniphila and contains:
- a CDS encoding RNA methyltransferase, coding for MTVPYDVRRCRVVLVQPYYEGNVGSVARLMRNFGLEELVCVRPIADILSPEARRLSTHAWPILEKARIVDSIDEALEGVAYALCTSAKVAGLYREQHYGRPDELLPKLVQVLPSASTALVFGPEPHGLSNEEVARCHGVIRILTENLESALNLSHAVGICLYELHMSKLRLQGTAQGSTRKIATFQEQERMFQHLQESLEALHFLFGQRSDSLMNAFRQLIIRAHPTHAEVKILHGLARQILWQVQHGTPLEQPIDLDSPPEENS